CGCGGAGCGTTTCGTAGAAGAGTTCAAGCCAACGAGCGAAGTGTTGCAGTTCGAGGCCCGGGATCGCGAGGTGCTTGAGCATCGGGTTGCCCGAGAACTCGCCGCTGTTGTGCAGGACCGAACGCCAGAAGGTCTTCATGCGCGCCAGGTGCGGAGGCCAGTCGGCAATCCGCTCGGCGAAGATCGGACCGAGCAGGTCGTCCTCGCGGATCTTTCCGTAGAAATTCTCCACCAGATCATCGATGAATTCGGCATCCACTCCGATGGATTCAGCAGCTTCGCGCTTCTCGGCACGCTTGAGCGCTGCAATCTCGCGGGTGTCGGGTCGCTCCTCTTCCGGAAGCGCAGATTGCATGGTCATGCCCCGTCCCCTTCAGGGCGTTCGTCGGCTTGTAGTGGACCGGTCGGCTCCCGCAGGAACCGGACGTGGAAGCGCACCTCGCCAACGGGTTCGACACGGTGCAGGATCGTGGGCTCGACGATACCCGCGTCACCGCCAGCCACGAGAGTCTGTCCGCGATCCGCCCGGCGGGGGTCGGTCACCAGGTAGCGGAGCTGTCCGCTCTCGATTTCGATCAGGCCCCAGACTCCTTCTTTCGTCGAGTGATCGCTCAGCAACCCTGCGGGAACGGTCGTTTCGGTGAAAGTCGCGGTTTGTTTGTAGTCCTCTAGGCCGGGGGGAAGCGCGGGTTTCATGTCATGCTGCCTTCTGTTGTCCGAGCAAGGCCGAAATCGCGTCGCTGAGCTCGTCCCCGAGCAGGGGCTTCTCGATGATGTGCGCCCCAAGCGCTCCTGCACGCGTTCGAAACAGCGGGTTCGGATTCGTCACGAGGATGATGGCCAGGGCTGCGCATCCTCTTTCCCGAAGCTCCGCAAGGAAGCGGAGACCGTCGTCCTGATAGCTCTGGTCGATGACCAGAAGACCCTCTGCCGGGATTCCGCTGCTCGCTCGGTCGCCTTCGATAGTCGTCAACCCTTCGGTGGCGAGCGAGAACTGCAGGGAGGAAAGGACCGGTGCATCGTCGATGAACAATCCGATCACGTTCGAGCGGTCCATGTCCGTTCCTCCTTGCTCGCGGCCCTCGATCAGGCCGCCTTCTTCCAGTTGGGTTCGAGAGCGACGTGCGGCGGGCATTCGGCCACCTGGGCCACCGGCAGGCCGGCGAGTTCGTTGGCGAAGCCGTGGTTCACATCGCGGTGGTGTGCCTCATCGGCCCGGACCACGAGGACGACGTCGCGTAGGGTCGCGTCGTCGGGCAGCCCCCAGTAGCGCTTGGCAATCTCTGGTGCCGGTACGTTCTCGCTGCGTCCCTCGTCGATTTCGGAGAGGTAATGGGTGTAGCTGATCACCGCCTCTTCCTCGAAGTAGCCGACGACCCGGT
This region of Tsuneonella aeria genomic DNA includes:
- a CDS encoding DUF1971 domain-containing protein; its protein translation is MKPALPPGLEDYKQTATFTETTVPAGLLSDHSTKEGVWGLIEIESGQLRYLVTDPRRADRGQTLVAGGDAGIVEPTILHRVEPVGEVRFHVRFLREPTGPLQADERPEGDGA
- a CDS encoding group III truncated hemoglobin, which produces MTMQSALPEEERPDTREIAALKRAEKREAAESIGVDAEFIDDLVENFYGKIREDDLLGPIFAERIADWPPHLARMKTFWRSVLHNSGEFSGNPMLKHLAIPGLELQHFARWLELFYETLREAEGDREATQLVGGRARMIADSLLTAIAMRRDGLAAGRAGKDLPHA
- a CDS encoding response regulator transcription factor; its protein translation is MDRSNVIGLFIDDAPVLSSLQFSLATEGLTTIEGDRASSGIPAEGLLVIDQSYQDDGLRFLAELRERGCAALAIILVTNPNPLFRTRAGALGAHIIEKPLLGDELSDAISALLGQQKAA